A window from Chitinophaga filiformis encodes these proteins:
- a CDS encoding sigma-54-dependent transcriptional regulator has translation MTTKGKILIVEDEFIVANDLQQMLQRAGYVVCGIASSVHKARILLQQHQPDWVLIDIILKGDYSGIDLGNELMQQHIPFLYISANTNQRTLEAAKLTRPHGFLVKPFREKDLFIMLDIARYKLQTEAGHDERPGPAKAGNIRLPVEDAGSHTAETLEKIRIVAPADTSVLITGESGTGKELVARAIHRLSRRSELPMVVVDCAALPVALIETELFGHEKGAFTGADQKRIGKFEQAHYGTIFLDEVGELTPDAQVKLLRVLQEKEVVRVGGDVPVKIDVRVIAATNRQLEKEVAEGRFRLDLYYRLSVFPIELVPLRKRKGDIPLLADYFMKKYSEKNKSGVEKITESAMRQLASYDWPGNIRELEHLIERHVLLATGKEIAVFDLPSAVTGPGGEEGGKLKTMDEMERDHILTALKASNGKVSGPGGAAELLGLPAQTLYSKIKRLGIKQAFK, from the coding sequence ATGACGACTAAAGGAAAAATACTGATCGTTGAAGACGAATTCATTGTTGCAAATGATCTGCAGCAAATGTTGCAGCGGGCAGGATATGTGGTTTGCGGCATTGCATCGTCTGTTCATAAAGCACGCATCCTGCTGCAACAGCATCAGCCGGATTGGGTGCTGATTGATATTATACTGAAGGGCGATTATTCAGGAATTGACCTTGGGAATGAACTGATGCAACAGCATATACCCTTCCTGTATATTTCAGCAAATACCAACCAGCGTACGCTGGAGGCAGCTAAACTTACCCGTCCGCACGGCTTCCTGGTAAAGCCTTTCCGGGAAAAGGACCTCTTCATTATGCTTGATATTGCCAGGTATAAACTACAAACAGAAGCCGGGCACGATGAACGCCCGGGGCCTGCGAAAGCCGGCAATATCCGCCTGCCGGTGGAGGATGCGGGGTCTCATACTGCAGAAACGCTGGAAAAGATCAGGATCGTTGCTCCTGCTGACACATCGGTATTGATCACCGGGGAAAGCGGTACAGGGAAAGAACTCGTGGCAAGAGCTATTCATAGATTATCGCGCCGCAGCGAGCTGCCGATGGTAGTGGTAGATTGTGCAGCGTTGCCAGTTGCACTCATCGAAACAGAACTATTTGGCCATGAAAAAGGTGCGTTCACAGGTGCAGACCAAAAGAGGATAGGGAAGTTCGAACAGGCGCATTACGGAACGATCTTCCTGGACGAGGTAGGAGAGCTGACACCCGATGCACAGGTTAAACTATTGCGGGTACTGCAGGAAAAGGAGGTTGTTCGTGTGGGCGGTGATGTACCGGTTAAAATAGATGTGCGCGTAATTGCCGCTACCAACAGGCAACTGGAGAAGGAGGTAGCTGAAGGGCGTTTCAGGCTGGACCTGTATTACCGGCTCAGTGTTTTTCCCATCGAGCTGGTGCCCTTACGTAAACGAAAGGGGGACATACCTTTGCTGGCAGACTATTTTATGAAGAAATATTCGGAGAAAAATAAGTCCGGCGTTGAAAAGATAACAGAAAGCGCCATGCGGCAGCTGGCATCATATGACTGGCCAGGTAATATCAGGGAATTAGAGCACCTGATAGAACGCCATGTACTCCTCGCAACGGGGAAAGAGATCGCTGTTTTTGACCTGCCCTCAGCGGTTACAGGGCCTGGTGGTGAAGAGGGGGGCAAACTTAAAACAATGGATGAAATGGAGCGTGATCATATTCTGACTGCATTAAAGGCCAGCAATGGCAAAGTATCGGGCCCCGGCGGTGCTGCCGAATTGTTGGGACTTCCTGCACAGACATTATATTCTAAAATAAAAAGACTGGGCATAAAGCAGGCGTTTAAATAG
- a CDS encoding sigma 54-interacting transcriptional regulator: MQIESTPKQTGGLHTPHGHFLIESLEQQKREQAALLELSSIIAGAKNRQDLRMVINDQLPELFGGRYYTLCLINEDGVTHSPFLHTEQNSIPAGRGETPIIISSHPINDGIFEKALASEEPVLIELQTAMKEKTVPRYVYRWFNAGIREMLLVKITGGGIPIGVLYLYGEKKGSFQPEKFKLFKGIADILGAGFGNVIFGEKIAQQLREIRKYKGQAEESEPGSQEKAGQCSGLKSIIGTSSGIQNIVSVIERIAPSDSTVLLLGETGTGKEVIAGAIHDASPRRNNRMIKINCAALPHSLFESELFGHEKGAFTGALQRRIGKFELAENSTLFLDEIGEIPLEFQAKLLRVLQEKEIERIGGKGVIKVNVRIIAATNRNLEEEVKAGNFRLDLYYRLNVVPVSVPPLRNRKEDIPVLVTHFLQRYAAANRKKAPVVPDKIMESLMHHDWPGNVRELEHLLERSVLLSKGNVLQVDLPGTLHKAPLPDKEAAFSIVPLETMEREYILKVVRLCNGRIAGPNGAAAKLRLPSTTLNSRMQKLGIKKEHFNIRQSLRKMTAI; the protein is encoded by the coding sequence ATGCAAATAGAAAGTACACCCAAACAGACCGGCGGGCTTCATACTCCGCATGGCCATTTTCTTATTGAAAGCCTTGAACAACAGAAAAGAGAACAGGCAGCCCTGCTGGAATTAAGCAGCATCATTGCCGGGGCAAAGAACAGGCAGGATCTCCGGATGGTTATCAACGACCAGCTCCCCGAGCTTTTCGGAGGAAGATATTATACACTCTGCCTGATCAACGAAGATGGCGTAACACACTCTCCTTTCCTGCATACGGAGCAAAACAGCATTCCAGCCGGCAGGGGTGAAACACCCATCATCATATCCAGTCATCCAATTAATGACGGCATTTTTGAAAAGGCCCTTGCAAGTGAAGAGCCGGTACTCATAGAGCTGCAAACAGCCATGAAGGAAAAAACTGTTCCCCGGTATGTTTATCGCTGGTTCAATGCAGGTATCAGGGAAATGCTGCTGGTGAAAATCACAGGAGGTGGTATACCTATAGGCGTCCTGTATCTGTATGGAGAGAAAAAAGGTTCTTTTCAACCAGAAAAGTTCAAACTGTTCAAAGGCATCGCTGATATACTGGGAGCCGGATTCGGTAATGTCATTTTCGGTGAGAAGATAGCGCAACAACTCCGGGAAATAAGGAAGTACAAAGGACAAGCGGAAGAAAGTGAACCCGGATCACAGGAAAAGGCCGGACAGTGTAGTGGGCTTAAAAGTATTATCGGCACTTCTTCCGGAATACAAAACATTGTATCCGTAATAGAACGTATAGCGCCCTCCGATTCGACAGTGTTATTGCTGGGTGAAACGGGCACCGGTAAGGAAGTAATTGCGGGCGCCATACATGACGCATCGCCGCGCAGGAATAACAGGATGATAAAAATAAATTGTGCGGCATTGCCTCACAGTCTTTTTGAAAGCGAGCTTTTCGGACATGAGAAAGGCGCCTTCACAGGCGCTTTGCAACGCAGGATCGGCAAGTTTGAACTGGCGGAGAACAGTACCCTGTTCCTGGACGAAATAGGAGAAATACCTTTGGAGTTCCAGGCGAAACTATTAAGGGTACTCCAGGAAAAAGAGATAGAGCGGATAGGGGGAAAAGGCGTTATCAAAGTGAATGTTCGCATTATCGCAGCTACCAACCGTAATCTTGAAGAGGAAGTGAAGGCTGGCAATTTCAGGCTTGACCTGTATTACCGGCTGAACGTCGTACCAGTCTCTGTACCTCCGCTACGTAACCGGAAAGAGGATATTCCGGTTCTCGTAACGCATTTCCTCCAGCGTTATGCAGCTGCCAACAGGAAAAAAGCGCCTGTTGTGCCAGACAAAATAATGGAAAGCCTGATGCATCATGACTGGCCGGGCAATGTCAGGGAGCTGGAACACCTGCTCGAGCGTTCGGTGCTGCTTAGCAAAGGAAATGTGTTGCAGGTAGACCTCCCCGGCACACTTCATAAAGCGCCCCTTCCCGACAAGGAAGCTGCATTCAGTATCGTACCATTGGAAACAATGGAAAGGGAATATATCCTTAAAGTGGTCAGGCTTTGCAACGGAAGGATCGCCGGCCCTAACGGCGCCGCCGCGAAGCTCCGCTTACCGTCTACCACCCTCAATTCCCGTATGCAGAAACTGGGTATCAAAAAAGAGCATTTTAATATCCGTCAGTCCCTGAGGAAAATGACTGCTATTTAA
- a CDS encoding alpha/beta hydrolase: MKQLSVKNVVIVHGAFADASGWEPAYQLLRAHGFNVTLVQNPTSTLQADVDATVAALDRQDGPVVLVGHSWGGTVITQAGVHAKVDSLVYVAAFVPDAGESTLDLVQSAPILEVNGILPPDEKGLVYLDKDKFNATFATGQTKAKSDFMYDSQIPLTVTAFTDKVTVAAWRTKPSYAIMPTDDGTVNPVLERKMYDRAKCNVTEVTGGHTFFMNDPESAVRVILTAAGAM, translated from the coding sequence ATGAAACAGTTGTCAGTTAAAAATGTGGTCATCGTTCATGGTGCATTTGCCGATGCTTCCGGATGGGAGCCTGCTTACCAGTTACTCCGTGCGCATGGCTTTAATGTGACGCTTGTCCAGAACCCCACCAGCACGCTACAGGCAGATGTAGATGCTACGGTTGCTGCGCTGGACCGGCAGGATGGTCCCGTAGTACTGGTAGGACATTCATGGGGTGGTACTGTTATCACACAGGCGGGAGTGCATGCTAAGGTAGACAGCCTGGTATATGTGGCAGCCTTTGTGCCCGATGCAGGCGAATCCACTCTCGATCTTGTACAATCAGCACCCATACTGGAAGTGAACGGTATACTTCCTCCCGATGAAAAGGGCCTGGTTTACCTGGACAAAGACAAGTTCAATGCAACGTTTGCAACGGGACAGACAAAAGCGAAATCAGACTTTATGTATGACTCGCAGATCCCGCTTACGGTGACTGCTTTTACCGATAAGGTAACAGTTGCTGCATGGCGTACTAAACCCTCTTACGCGATAATGCCTACAGATGATGGTACAGTAAATCCTGTGCTGGAACGTAAAATGTATGATCGGGCAAAATGTAATGTTACTGAGGTGACCGGTGGACATACCTTCTTTATGAATGATCCTGAAAGTGCAGTACGTGTTATTCTTACGGCTGCCGGAGCTATGTGA
- a CDS encoding ABC transporter permease, whose translation MMIQNYLKIAFRNLKRQKVSTSINIIGLAIGLATCILIMLYVQDELSYDRYNEKADRIFRVGLNMRLNGEDVSGPILGPNAARDLQQEIPEILKATRLLRGGEFVSNGTSSFKEDNLLYTDSNFCEVFTIPFLKGDPKQALTEPNTVVLTEETARKYFGNQNPVGKVLLFSREKTPHRITGVVKNIPANSHFRFDMLVSSPGYDEQHIGWIYSINYYTYVVLAEKYNYKQLAAKISRLAEKQIGGELEGFLHLTPKQFREKGDDFGVFLQPLTSIHLYSPFGGNELTPGGNILYVYVLIGIAAFMLLIACVNFMNLSTATAVRRSREIGVRKVLGSAKGQLQQQFLIESVLLAIAALMVGLVIVGLSLPFFNQLTGKMLTLSLLTNEFAAAGLIAGTVLVGLLAGSYPAFYLSSFKPVVVLKGKMTAGRTNFNLRSGLVAFQFFITISMIIATITADRQLRYMQRQKIGFNREQVLIIHNTQMLSNKETLFRDKIIQSPLVVTGSISGQVPIGNSAHDNSPIMSRENPDKLVMSRFYKVDNDYIPTLGMHLVQGRNFSKNLSTDSSAVILNETAVRALGWQQNPIGRELIGHIDDNGVKTYYRVIGVVSDFHFESLRQKIGPLAMFLGGNSGNILVKTRPGNLPQFLASLKQQWESFSPAAPFSYSFLDDRFKQVYVGEQKIEQVLTLFSGLTIFIACLGLFGLATFTAEQRTKEIGVRKVLGASGGSVVALLSLDFLKPIVIALMLASPAAWWGMNQWLKEFAYKVTIDWWFFALAGLLAIGIALLTVSFQSIKAALTNPIKSLRSE comes from the coding sequence ATGATGATTCAGAATTATCTAAAAATCGCATTTCGGAATTTAAAACGTCAAAAAGTATCAACCAGTATTAATATAATTGGTTTAGCCATCGGACTGGCTACCTGCATACTGATCATGCTTTATGTACAGGATGAATTATCGTATGACCGCTATAATGAGAAGGCAGACCGAATTTTCCGGGTAGGACTCAATATGCGGTTAAACGGTGAGGACGTTAGTGGCCCCATATTAGGTCCGAATGCTGCCCGGGACTTACAACAGGAAATTCCGGAAATATTAAAAGCAACGCGCCTGCTAAGGGGAGGTGAGTTTGTTAGTAATGGCACCAGTTCATTTAAAGAGGACAATCTGCTGTATACCGACTCAAATTTTTGTGAGGTGTTCACCATCCCATTTCTGAAAGGGGATCCGAAGCAGGCACTGACCGAGCCAAACACGGTGGTATTGACAGAAGAAACTGCGCGGAAATACTTCGGCAATCAGAACCCGGTCGGGAAAGTCTTATTATTCAGCCGTGAAAAGACACCTCATCGAATTACAGGCGTGGTCAAAAATATACCCGCAAATTCTCATTTTCGGTTTGATATGCTGGTTTCTTCACCTGGTTATGATGAGCAGCATATAGGATGGATATATAGCATAAATTATTACACCTACGTGGTTCTGGCTGAGAAATACAATTATAAACAGTTAGCGGCTAAAATTAGCCGGCTCGCTGAAAAACAGATTGGCGGTGAACTGGAGGGATTTCTACACCTCACGCCGAAACAATTTCGTGAGAAGGGGGATGATTTCGGGGTTTTTCTTCAGCCACTCACCAGTATTCATTTATATTCCCCTTTCGGCGGAAATGAGTTAACCCCAGGGGGAAACATTCTATACGTATACGTGCTTATAGGTATTGCGGCCTTTATGTTGCTGATAGCTTGCGTGAACTTCATGAACCTGTCGACGGCAACTGCGGTACGGCGTTCACGCGAGATAGGGGTACGTAAAGTATTGGGTTCGGCAAAAGGGCAATTGCAACAACAGTTTTTGATCGAATCGGTTCTACTGGCCATTGCAGCACTGATGGTCGGATTGGTGATCGTAGGCTTGTCTTTGCCCTTCTTTAATCAGTTAACAGGCAAGATGCTTACGTTGAGTTTACTAACCAACGAATTCGCAGCCGCTGGTTTAATAGCAGGGACGGTGTTGGTAGGCCTCCTGGCAGGTAGCTATCCGGCTTTTTACCTGTCTTCGTTTAAGCCTGTCGTGGTGTTGAAAGGGAAGATGACAGCCGGACGCACAAACTTTAATCTGCGAAGTGGTTTGGTCGCGTTTCAATTTTTTATCACCATTTCGATGATCATTGCCACCATTACCGCAGATCGGCAACTACGTTACATGCAAAGGCAGAAAATTGGTTTCAATCGTGAACAGGTGCTGATCATCCATAATACACAAATGCTTAGCAATAAGGAAACCCTGTTTCGGGATAAGATTATCCAATCTCCGCTGGTAGTCACGGGAAGTATTTCGGGACAGGTTCCCATCGGAAATTCGGCCCATGATAACAGTCCCATAATGTCCAGAGAAAATCCTGATAAACTTGTAATGAGCCGATTCTATAAAGTAGATAATGATTATATTCCTACATTGGGGATGCACCTGGTACAGGGACGTAATTTTTCTAAAAATCTCTCTACCGATTCCTCAGCTGTTATTCTGAATGAAACGGCTGTACGGGCGTTAGGCTGGCAGCAGAACCCGATTGGAAGAGAGCTGATTGGTCACATTGATGATAACGGTGTAAAAACATATTATAGGGTCATTGGAGTCGTAAGCGACTTCCATTTCGAATCCCTACGGCAGAAAATAGGGCCTTTAGCCATGTTCCTGGGTGGGAATTCAGGCAATATTCTAGTGAAAACGCGTCCTGGTAACCTTCCACAGTTTCTCGCATCACTGAAACAGCAGTGGGAGTCATTTTCTCCGGCAGCCCCTTTCTCCTATTCGTTTTTAGATGACCGGTTTAAGCAGGTTTATGTCGGCGAGCAAAAAATAGAACAGGTATTGACGCTCTTTTCTGGCCTGACGATCTTTATTGCCTGCCTGGGGTTATTCGGATTGGCGACCTTCACTGCCGAACAGCGGACAAAAGAGATTGGCGTTCGGAAAGTATTGGGTGCATCTGGCGGTAGTGTTGTCGCTCTGCTTTCCCTGGATTTTCTAAAACCTATTGTGATAGCGCTGATGCTGGCTTCTCCAGCGGCCTGGTGGGGTATGAATCAATGGCTGAAGGAATTTGCCTATAAGGTTACGATTGACTGGTGGTTCTTTGCACTGGCAGGGTTACTGGCCATCGGGATTGCTTTGCTGACGGTGAGTTTTCAGAGTATCAAAGCCGCACTGACAAACCCCATAAAAAGCTTACGTAGTGAATAA
- a CDS encoding RICIN domain-containing protein produces the protein MLRRLSVNFILVLSFMLHACTKKDAGRDAMITAPDKIAYALAAAGSGTPDDTNIRYFGRWDFTDNSRYTSYWGGAYFKVNFTGTTVKLKTGNTSNFYARIDNGPWVSYKNAGGVIDLTPMPLSGGTHTLAVAQGRDYDYVFSFMGLILDAGAATSKPATGSYLIEYIGDSITAGYLNDQANVSDYAWICSEDLGAEHTQIAYPGIALVSSQRHGTAMDAQYFRLQPPNYPSSPVWDFTRYTPQIVVLNLGTNDSDYEDADSTFSKVYTGLLAGIRSRFPQAEVFVMRTFLGIRSQPTVAAVENRITAGDKKVHYINTEGWLTPSTTDYLPDNLHPSEAGHMKAAALLKEVLAPYAGGIQAIPDGIYNIVNKNSNLALDAAGQSTANETPVQQWTANNGDNQRWQVRHLGNNQYQISGVQSGRALDITGQSVLNGAGLQLYDYNGGDNQKWIITAQKNGYYTITGVQSGKVLEITAQSTTPGARVVQYTNNGGDHQLWAFKRI, from the coding sequence ATGTTACGCAGATTAAGTGTAAATTTTATACTGGTACTTTCCTTCATGCTGCATGCCTGCACAAAGAAGGATGCCGGCAGGGATGCCATGATCACTGCACCTGATAAAATTGCCTATGCCCTGGCAGCGGCAGGCAGCGGTACTCCCGACGATACCAATATCAGGTATTTCGGACGTTGGGATTTTACTGATAATAGTCGCTATACAAGCTATTGGGGCGGTGCTTATTTTAAAGTCAACTTTACAGGTACCACTGTCAAACTAAAGACCGGCAACACCAGTAATTTCTATGCCAGGATCGACAACGGCCCATGGGTCTCTTATAAGAATGCAGGCGGTGTTATAGACCTTACGCCGATGCCGCTTTCAGGAGGTACACATACACTGGCGGTAGCGCAAGGCAGGGACTATGACTATGTGTTCAGTTTCATGGGACTGATACTCGACGCAGGAGCTGCTACCAGCAAGCCTGCCACCGGCTCTTATCTCATAGAATATATTGGGGATTCCATTACGGCCGGATACCTGAACGACCAGGCCAATGTGTCTGACTATGCATGGATCTGTTCGGAAGACCTGGGAGCTGAACATACACAGATCGCGTATCCAGGTATCGCACTGGTGAGCAGTCAGCGACATGGAACTGCTATGGATGCACAATATTTCCGTTTGCAGCCACCGAATTATCCATCCTCGCCTGTATGGGACTTCACCAGGTATACACCGCAAATAGTTGTGCTCAACCTTGGAACGAACGACAGTGATTATGAAGATGCCGACAGCACATTCAGCAAGGTGTATACAGGACTGCTGGCGGGTATCCGTTCCAGATTTCCGCAGGCGGAGGTGTTTGTCATGCGTACCTTTCTTGGCATACGTTCACAACCTACTGTAGCGGCGGTAGAGAACCGCATCACTGCGGGCGATAAAAAAGTGCATTACATCAATACGGAAGGATGGCTGACACCATCCACAACAGATTACCTGCCGGATAATCTGCATCCCAGCGAAGCCGGTCATATGAAAGCGGCCGCCCTGCTGAAAGAAGTGCTGGCCCCATATGCAGGAGGTATTCAGGCGATACCCGACGGAATTTACAACATCGTCAATAAGAACAGCAATTTAGCACTTGACGCCGCAGGACAATCAACCGCCAACGAAACACCGGTACAGCAATGGACAGCCAACAATGGAGACAACCAGCGCTGGCAGGTCAGACATCTGGGCAACAACCAATACCAGATAAGCGGTGTGCAAAGCGGTCGGGCACTGGATATTACAGGGCAATCTGTTTTAAATGGAGCCGGCCTGCAGTTGTACGACTATAATGGCGGTGATAATCAAAAATGGATCATTACAGCGCAGAAAAATGGTTATTATACCATTACAGGTGTACAAAGTGGTAAAGTGCTGGAAATAACAGCACAATCAACAACGCCGGGCGCGCGCGTAGTACAATATACAAACAATGGAGGGGATCATCAGTTGTGGGCATTTAAGCGTATTTAA
- a CDS encoding RICIN domain-containing protein, producing the protein MKKTCLALGLLIAMLSACTKKENDTATTPASAALAADAALKGSPIGDVVGKVTVGYQGWFTAPGDGSAVDRWTHQNLEMWPDTREYSVTYQTPFPALGNGQPAKMFSSYDQSTVDVHFRWMQENGIDCAALQRFTGELSDPPFKSQRDGMARKVRAAAEASGRKFYIMYDISGDADMQSRLKTDWVNTITGSLDLLSSPAYARQNGKPVVCIFGMGYKGAKEPGGGDSAACIDVINWFRSQGCYVIGSVPMDWRTPNVFSRTNFMKVYESFDMLTPWAVAAQVVASYQPWIQGDYDYCESHGIDYQPIAYPGFSFHNTNAGSPFNEIPRNHGDFMWAQVAVMKKVGVKSLYIAMFDEVNEGTAIFKVAENASQSPAGSTFVNLDQDGVAVSADFYLRLVNDAGKMIKGIIPYQATHPTPHIIGGKGPLADGTYRIINRNSNLALDAKGQGTVNQTPVQQWAYGGGANQQWTITSLGGDHYKIIGLQSGKSLDIAGQSLDDGAKVQLYDYNNGANQQWVITPVAGGYYTIQGVQSGKVIEVPALSTTAGTLIEQYSSNNGANQQWIISAP; encoded by the coding sequence ATGAAGAAAACCTGTCTTGCCTTAGGCTTATTGATAGCCATGCTATCTGCCTGTACAAAAAAAGAAAATGACACAGCCACTACACCAGCTTCTGCGGCATTAGCTGCTGATGCAGCATTAAAAGGCTCGCCCATCGGTGATGTGGTGGGAAAAGTGACTGTCGGTTACCAGGGATGGTTCACTGCTCCGGGCGATGGCTCTGCCGTTGACCGCTGGACGCACCAGAACCTGGAAATGTGGCCGGATACAAGAGAGTATTCAGTTACTTATCAAACGCCTTTCCCTGCGCTCGGAAACGGGCAACCTGCTAAGATGTTCTCTTCTTATGATCAGTCTACCGTTGATGTTCATTTCAGATGGATGCAGGAAAACGGTATTGACTGCGCCGCCCTGCAACGGTTCACAGGCGAATTGTCTGATCCGCCATTTAAGTCGCAGAGGGATGGCATGGCCCGGAAAGTAAGAGCAGCTGCTGAAGCCAGCGGCAGAAAATTCTATATCATGTACGATATATCAGGGGATGCCGACATGCAGAGCCGCCTGAAAACCGACTGGGTCAATACCATTACCGGAAGCCTGGACCTGCTGTCCTCACCCGCTTATGCGCGGCAGAACGGAAAACCTGTGGTTTGTATATTCGGCATGGGGTATAAGGGCGCCAAAGAACCTGGTGGCGGCGACTCTGCAGCATGTATCGATGTTATCAACTGGTTCAGGAGCCAGGGATGTTATGTAATTGGCAGTGTGCCAATGGACTGGCGTACACCTAATGTATTTTCCCGCACCAACTTCATGAAGGTCTATGAATCCTTTGACATGCTGACGCCGTGGGCAGTGGCGGCACAGGTGGTGGCATCTTATCAGCCGTGGATACAGGGGGATTACGATTACTGTGAGTCTCATGGTATAGATTACCAGCCGATTGCCTATCCCGGATTCTCCTTTCATAACACCAATGCAGGTAGCCCTTTCAATGAAATACCAAGAAACCACGGAGACTTTATGTGGGCACAGGTGGCTGTGATGAAAAAGGTGGGAGTGAAAAGCCTTTATATCGCCATGTTTGATGAGGTAAATGAAGGCACTGCTATTTTTAAGGTGGCAGAAAATGCGTCACAGAGCCCTGCGGGATCCACATTCGTTAATCTTGACCAGGACGGCGTTGCTGTATCGGCCGATTTCTACCTGCGCCTCGTCAACGATGCAGGTAAAATGATCAAGGGAATCATTCCTTACCAGGCAACTCACCCTACGCCACACATCATCGGTGGAAAAGGCCCGCTGGCCGATGGCACCTACAGGATCATCAACCGCAATAGTAACCTGGCACTTGATGCAAAGGGACAGGGTACGGTGAATCAGACGCCTGTACAACAATGGGCTTACGGCGGCGGCGCTAACCAGCAATGGACCATCACCAGCCTTGGTGGCGATCATTATAAGATCATTGGTTTACAGAGTGGTAAGTCGCTCGATATTGCAGGACAAAGTCTTGATGATGGCGCTAAAGTGCAGCTCTACGACTATAACAACGGTGCTAACCAGCAATGGGTAATAACGCCGGTAGCAGGTGGGTATTATACAATACAGGGTGTGCAAAGCGGAAAAGTGATAGAAGTACCTGCATTATCTACAACAGCGGGAACGCTTATTGAACAATATTCTTCTAACAATGGCGCCAATCAGCAATGGATCATCAGCGCCCCGTGA
- a CDS encoding DUF983 domain-containing protein, producing MCAAKFDKKPNLLGSILQNRCPACRKGKIYKTDNAYNLKHFTEMNDHCPVCGEDFEREIGFYYGTGYVSYALTVAFSVATFVAWWVIIGFSLYDNRMFWWLGINAVLLVLLQPPIMRVSRTIWLAFFVRYKPATRTLA from the coding sequence ATGTGTGCAGCAAAATTTGACAAAAAGCCTAACCTGCTGGGCAGCATACTACAGAACAGGTGTCCTGCCTGTCGCAAGGGGAAAATATACAAAACTGATAATGCTTATAACCTGAAGCACTTTACCGAGATGAATGATCACTGTCCGGTGTGTGGCGAGGATTTTGAACGTGAGATAGGATTTTATTACGGGACCGGGTATGTTAGCTATGCGCTGACAGTGGCATTCAGCGTGGCAACGTTTGTGGCCTGGTGGGTGATCATCGGATTTTCTTTATATGATAACCGGATGTTCTGGTGGCTGGGAATAAATGCGGTGTTGCTGGTATTATTACAACCGCCTATCATGCGGGTGTCGAGAACAATATGGCTGGCGTTCTTTGTGAGGTATAAGCCAGCGACGCGGACGCTGGCCTGA